Within the Corvus hawaiiensis isolate bCorHaw1 chromosome 8, bCorHaw1.pri.cur, whole genome shotgun sequence genome, the region GAATTCCTACACTGGCACTATCATaataatgattttaaactgCATCAGTATGTAAAGAATTAAGTGCTAGCTTTGGCTGGCCTGTGTTCTTAGAGAACGTTCTTCTAACATAAAAAGTTACACACCTTGTACATTCCTAATCACTAGTTAAAACTgtagaagaaattaaagaattaGCGTAGTAGGTTGCCTGCACATTAATGCAAGGAATGTCTGGCATACAGCACAGATTGAAAAAGACTCCTCTGATTTCATTTTGTTAGATAGATCTTCTCTTGAAAGAAGTTCTGTTGAAGACTACACTAAAAAACCCACCTCTCTTCCTGTAGTCAAAGAATACAAAGCCTGAGGGCATCATAAAGAAGTTCTGCATGATATATTTTCCTCTATGGCATTCTGTTTGTGATGAAGTAGAATTACTTCCCCAAATACTAAAAATACTGGGATCCTTTAAAGTAATGGAAGTTAAGTTTGGTTATAGAATGTATATCTCTGTTAAGAGtgccagagaaaataaatgttcagtTCAAAATACTCCATTCTTTATTTTATGGCTCATATAAAAGctgcaacagggaaaaaaaaagtaggaatcATGAAGTTGTGGTAAGCAGGGATATTCTGATTATATGTGGGAATAAGAGGTTTAAAACCTACATCAGCAGCAATGAGCTGGTACTGGAGCCTGACAGTTAATTCCCCAGGAaggtttccttccttttctttccactcTTACTCAGAGCCCTTCCCATAATGGGAAGCTTGAAATAAACTTTATGAGAATGAAGTTTTGTCCAGGCTGCTCAGATAATAGAGGTTTGAGATGCTTCCTGGGCCATGGTAGTGTAGTGTTGCCTAAGAAGTAGTTCAGCACAAGTCAAGGTTTCGGTGTCAGCTCTTTTAACATCACTGAGTGCATTGTCAAGCATCTCCCAATGATCCATCTGTAAGGTTAACTGTTAGCACCAGGCTACTTGGAACTGAATATGCAGAGCGGTGCAAATAGaatgttttcctctgaatttcATACTGGTACTTTCTTTTCAAGTGTTGATCTGCAAAATGGAAAGCTTGACTTCAGTGCTGTGTTCATATGAATGAACTTTACGTTGTTGATTTTCTGTGCTGTCCTGTTAGCATGCTCCCAGAATCACCACGATGGCTGTACTCCCAAGGGAAAATGGCAGAAGCTGAAGATGTGCTGCAGTACATTGCCCTTGGTAATGGAAAAGAGAGATTAAATCTGAAATTGAAGCCAAATGCAGTAACTTTGAGAAATGGTGAATCAACAGCTGGTATCCTGACCTTGGTGAGACACCCGGTGCTTCGGTGGCGAACCCTCATTCTGATGTACCTCTGGTAGGTAATAACACAATGCCAAGGTGCTGGGAATCAGACAGCAGGAAGCAAACAAAATCTTCAtccttttctcttaaaaatgaTGTCCTAAGAAAGTAAATCATAAATTTCGCAGTTGATGGCAGGCAACAATCATCTGAAATGATGTCTTGAAAGGTTGGTGTTTTGTTATTGTTGCTGgtggtgttttattttcagtgtgttGCTCAGAAACTGCTTCAAAACCTACCAAGAAATAATCTGGTGAGAGCATAATATTTATGCAGACTGAAATGAGAAGCTGAAGCAGAAATAACTGACAGGATGTGTGTTGGAACCAGTCTTGGGAAGAAAAGGCCTGCCTGGATAGCAACTATAGAGATCTGAAATAAGAAGCAGCCCAAAATTACATTACATAGACTCAGTGGAGGAAAATTGTGAGCAAGATAAAATACAGATTGCATAATTTTATATTAGGTGCTGTCTTGAAAAGTGATACAACAAGACCAGTTAATAATACAACTTTTCTGGTTATTTTTAGGTATGTCTGTAGTTTTGTGTACTATGGACTAACTTTAAATGCTGGTGAATTAAGAGGAAATCTGTATTTAAACGTGGCTCTTTCTGGTCTTGTGGAAGTTCCAGCATTTCCCCTCTGCATGTTTTTTATTGAGAAATCCTGGTAAGAAAAGTTTATTTCCCAGTTCTCTTCACACATTTGTAGATACCATAGAAAAATATTAACGTTTTTCTCAGTAAGATATTTCACTATTTTTCTGAACAGTGTTGGTTCTTTGGGGATTTACTCCACTGTGGGGGTTTCTGCACTTGATAAAGAAAAGAGAGCCTGGTTTTCTGCCTCTTCACTTTTTTTAGTTCTGTTCGTATCTTGCATTACTCCAGAGATAAGCTTTTCAATGattaatgttatttaaaaagttGGGTCTTTATGGAAAAAAGGAATAGCTTAGTTATTCAAGTATCTATGGGTTATAATATATCTCTTACATATTTTATTCAGAATAACTTGGGTTTGTAGTGCCTACCAACTGCAGTTGAAAGCAGTTTTCAGAAttgttcatttttacttttcaaagaGATCCTTGAAGTGAGAACTGCTGAATTTTCATGAAGGTGTGGATGAGCCATGTCCATGTATTCTCATacttttcagtgtgtttggaaGCCATCCTTTTTATGTAGGTTCTATTTTCCAAAGGCCAAACAGTCCAGCAGCAGAGGGCTCCTCAGGGTTTCATGTAACCTTCGCATTCAGTATCTTTATTATGATACTTTGGTCTCACTGAGGTCAGTGGCAAAAATCCtcttttcttcagcctggagaggatgCCAcctttggggaattttgggcaGTAAAAAGCTGCCAGCTCAGTTaaactgcaaagcaaaacaagcagcCCACCTTCACCTCAAGCCCACAAAGCCTAAGTCACACATCTATTTCTTTAAACTGCAAACTGCACaagtccttttattttttttccctttttttttctttttcttcattgtaaTTTGTCAAAGTAATTGTAATTTTCAAGCTTTTGGTTTCCTGAAGTATAGATAGGTGTAGTTTTAGATGCTTTAATAAAGAAGAGAATGTGACAAACCACTGCTCtgttttcattcagttttaGTGAGCAATATCCTTAAAGTATTACTTGCttgttgcaaaaatattttatatttttaaaaccaagcATTGTACATTTGTTACAGATAAACTGTGGTTCTACTAGTATGGGGGAGTAGTTAGAAATAGCTGTGAAAGTTCATAAAGTAACAAGGACGTGTAATATTTCTACATGCCTGCAAATGGTTGCTAAGAATATCTTTACTTGTGGGTCTTTGCAAataattatgaaatatttaaatatggcAGATGTGGAGATGGGCTGATGATTTTCTGTCCTGTCAtgttctcttttattttaaaacaccagGCAGTAAAAATGGCCCTTAGTGATTTCTGTGTGTATATTGTTAGACACAAAAGCATACAAAACAGTTTTACAGTGGGTTACAACTGTTTATGTTTATGCAAAGTTGTAAAGGAGAAATACTTAAGAAGTATTtgaattacattttcttgaacATTATTAATTTGATCTTCGTGTGTATGCACTGTAATACCCTTTTGGAGACAAGGCCCATTGCCTTGCTTagtacagagaggaaaaagtctTGAGTTCTTGTTGCCAAAGTAGATGGAATCTTCTCAAGGCTACAAATTCCAtagcttaaaaatgaaaacttgactagaaaaaggaaagctgttTTGGGAGGATTTCAGTGCACAGAACTAGAGAAGCAAGATTTGAAGTACTTATCAAGATACAATAGATTTATAACTGTTCCTTATGCTGCTGTGTACTTTAGTACTTTGATATTTTACAGACAAGTTGAAAGACACCCAAAGGACTTTGTTTACATCTTTACCTTGGTGCTCTTTTCCTTCTAGGTCTGGCAGACGTAAAACCATGACGTGTTTCCTGATATTTGCAGGATTTGCCTGTATATTCACCATGTTTTTACCAACAAGTGCTGGTAAGTGTGTGCTGCTGCAAAGCCACAAGTTTCCAAATTTGGTTAAAAGCTGACAAAACAACTTAATGGATATTTTGTGACTGAGTATTATGAGGGCCTGAAGACCTATCAATTTATACTCCTCTCCTGCTTTCAGGGCTGGTCAGGGAGCCAGGGTCATGTCTGTAGTCCTTTTACCTTCCTGCAGGCATAATTTGAACCTGTTAATTGACTAAGTTTGTCTGACTGTAAGCCTTGGCTCTTTGAAGGTCACGTTCTGTCTCAGACACTGACACTGCGCTCATCACTTTCAAGCAGTTAACCTTATAAGCTCTGGATTTTATTGCCAGACTGCCATGCAGTGTAACATTAGTTTGACTGGATCTTGACAGTGTGAGATGCCAagcttaatttttcattctttttggtGGCATGTGGTAGGTATAGAAATAGAAATCTGAGGTTTTATGGAATTGGAAGCGTAACTCATCATTAAAAAGCCCCAAGCCACTACaaagcataaaaaataattttgtacttgagaataaaaaatgaaagtcaGAATTGCAGTATGGAACCCATAGAGATGCCAGAAGCTTGCTGTCTATGTCAGTCTCAACTGGGTGTTGCTGTTTATGCAGTTGTGAGGACAGTTCATAGTAACAGTGGAGTATCAtcaagtatttttctcttttcaaaagaTATGTTCTTTTCTGGCATTGTTGGTGACATTAACAAAATTTTGGGGCTTATATTTCcactttcatttccatttcaagttcagtttttctgtattactatttatttttgctactgaaaacttacagcactaacaAATAGTGTGAGGCTgctctctgcttttgtttttcataacGTCACTTCATTAGAAATGCTTCAGCCTTAGCAGTGTTTTGACTGAGGAGCACCAGCAATGTGATTACAAGGTAGTCTTCCATAGGCTGTATTTGTTCTTAACAGATATAAATGCTGTCTGGCATCAGTTCCAATTGATCTCAGAAGtcccaggaagaaaaacagacagAGATAAAATGTCCCATAATCTAATTTGCCATCTTGTCTTAATTCAAGTTCTCGGACGTTTTGTTGCTCCTTTTATTGAGGCAGATTCTTTATTCCAACAGATTTCCTCTTTATGCTtcttataaattttaaaacaaaatgataGAAAAgcagtagggactaattaggaTAGGGTAATGTTCCCGAAGAGTTGCTAATTTACAGGAAGtcttctgccttttccagtTGACTTGACTTTAATCCCATTAGAACATCTGACTTTGCACTGTAGAGAGGGTAAAGCTGGCTCTTGGCCCAGAGTGATCCTTGTCAGTTCAGTAGAAATAAATTCGATTCCAAGCATGATGAAAACGAGTCACGTTGGATGAAATGAGGATTGTTGCAGCTCCAGTCTGACCTTCCTATTAGTATTATGTTTGTCTAAGTCTCTGTTCTTCTGAATGACTGGTAAGATCCTTGATTTTATTACAAGGGATTTAAGATTTTAGTGAGATGTTGGGCACTTGCCTCTTGTCTGTAACCTTTGCTTGATTTCTACATAACTCTGCTAACTTGTGAATGAGAATCTGATCTGAGTAATTTCCCCTGTGGAATAAGCAAAGAACATTTTTGTTATTAGAGTTGTGTACTGAATTTAAGACTAAAATTCTCTCAATGGTTAGGTAAAAACTGATATATCCCTCAGCTTCCTCTTTCCTTATCACTCAAACTCAGCAATTAGTTTGTGTATCAGACTGGAAGATGGTGAGGGAGAGTGGCAGTGGAGGGAGAATGGAGCTGTAATactattttcttccaaaagctGCTAGAAAGCACAAAGATATCTgcattttgtgtttgctttataCTATAGTAAGAAAAGGAGACTACTAGTCTAGAGGTAACTGGATTTTATCTTTCATTTAGATTTATCTGCTTGTGCTGAACACATAATACCTTTTTGTGGCTTTTATTGATCTGCTTTccactgaaaaaggaaagagaatttgCAGTTATTTAAATCAATTTTACCTCAGCTTTTGTTAATGTTGGTTATTTTGTGTTGAGAACTAACCTTTTATGGTGGATACTTTTTCTGAAGTAAGTTTATAAACTCCTGGTTTCAAAAGTACTGCTTAAGTGAACTTTTACCATGAAGATGACTGGCAGAGGGTGACTCTACATAATGGCACTGCAAATGAGACTATTAATGGCAATGACAGCATCAAAACTTAATCTCACAGAGAAACTCCTCTTCTAGAAGGTCTTAGACATCAGCACCGCTTGTTaccattttcttccagtttaCTTCTCTAAATTCCAAAGATCTACTAATGGAAGGTCATCCCTTATCAATAAAACTGAAGTACATGGATTTAGAGAGAGTTTAGAACCTTACTTTTACCCATATTTGGATCAGTTGCCCTGACTGGGCTGTTTCAGGCAGccttgtgtgtgtgcagctgccactgcacatTCGGTGGAAAGGTGTGAGAGCAGCTGTAATACCAGAgttccaggggctgcagggacatgCTTGGCCAGACCAAGGGAATGACGGATACATGTCCACCAGAATCCCATAGGAGAATGTGCATTCCTGCTTTTAATgctgttacattttttaaatggaaagaaaatcatGGGCTGTTCTGCAGGAATTGCTAAAAGTATGTTCCAAGACTGTGAGAAAAACATAAGGACTATGTCTGGGGTTATTTTCACTGTATGTCAGCTTCCCTGGGTATTGCCAGTGTGCTTCTCATCCCACGATAATTCCCCACATGGCCAGCCTTCAGAATCCCCTAAGGGAGGGAACCTGGAGAACAGTGCACTTAAAATTCATTCCTAAGAATCTGAGTCCTAATTTCTCTGTCTAGacagtttctttcttctgttttgataGTAAAACCAAAACTTCCAATGCTGTATTGCTAATATGTGGATTTGCAGTGTTCAGTTTTAATTCTTCCTGGGAGAACATGTTTGAAACTTACAAATCACAAGTACCTTCACTGCCTTATATTTGCTTAACAGAAGGCAAGGGATGTCCCAGCTTTCTGACAACACCCAGCAGGGCTCTGGAGGACCAGGTTCACATCTTTCCATCTGGCAACTCTATGGAATATTGGAGTTCTTCCTGAGCAAAAGGAGAACTTGGATGAAAATGCTGCACATCTCTTTTGCATGAATTACAGAAATAACTGCAAAAATGCACCACGCTTAGAGAAACTAAATCAAGTTTCTGGATTTCAGTTTACATACAAATGAATTTCTGCATCAATTGAAACAGAATTTGACTTGAGCAGATGAATTGTACTGAGAATATTCAAGGgcaaaactaaaagaaaagcaattgaGACGCAATCAGAGTTTCCCATTACTTAATGAATATCATTTGATGCCAACAGAAGCATGATGAACTCAATGCTTAGGAGGAGAACCTGAAATATGGCTAATCAGAgcattcagggtttttttccatgctgaaaaAGTATTAAATTATCTTCTTGTTAAAACAGATGGTGCAAACATAACCATAACCAAAATCACATTAATTAAAGACTTTAAAACATGCACACTTCAGTTCAGCTGACTGAACTCGGTCTGTTAGTAAACTGGGCTGCACTAGCATTTGTTCTTTCCAGTTACAGAGCTGTTGCAATTCTAAGTCCTAAGAGGATGTCCTTGGGGAGCAAGTAAACTCTTGGAGTGAACAGTGCGTGTTATGGGTTGACTCCAATAAATGGGCCAGAGAGGGTACAGTGTCTGTGCTCATCAAAAGACGTGGTTACCTGGTGAGATGTTCTGATTGCACAGCTGGAAGTGGCAGCCCTTCTGTTTCAGCCTGTGACAGTTttgtatttcacaaaaaaattgGGTTGGTTTTCTTAGTCCTATATACAATTTTAACCATCTGTTCTTAAGCTAGTTTGGTTGGGAAGAACTGAGACAGTGCTTTTGTTGAAAAATGTATGGATCAAACATTGGATATGTGTGATAATCTCCTAAAGAAGCCTGGATGTTTGTGTAAAAAAGAGTAATAAAAGAGACTGTTCATGCCTAcagcttgttttttctttcctgaaaggTCTCCTCCTTGGTCCCACTTTGTTAGCTCTGTGTGGAAAAATGATGGTCAGTGCTGCTTTCAACATCCTGTACATTTATACATCTGAGCTGTACCCAACACTGCTGAGGTAATTTAACAGAGCTTCTGggtaaataaaatctgttttcatgcTCAGCACTACTGATTGCTGGTATGCTTTAGTATTtatctgtaattatttttgccTGAAATAACAGTATGAATCCTTCCTGTAATGAAGCAGCTTGCCAGGGCTCAAAAGAGTTTTTCCTAGCAGTCACACCTTTTGCACCTGTGCACCTTCCCAGGCCGTTTGGGACAACTTGTTCTAGGTCTGAATCCAGAATAGAAGCATGAAAACCACCCTTCTTGTGCTGCAGTGGTAGGTGCTGGGTTTCTCACTTCTGTTGGTTTTTGGGAGTAAAATTACAGGGTGCAAACCCAAACGTAGCGATGTGATGAATCGTGTGCTAACCTAATCATAAATGGAGAGTATTTGCAGAAAGGACTATTTATACAAGTCCTTATGTATACTTACATCTCCTAGATGATTGTTTGTTAGCCCACTGGAAAACAAGTGCTTTTCTGTATCTTTGTTATTAAATATTCATAATGCAACTAATTTAATAGTATCTCTATGACAGTAATTTGCTCTATACCATTTAATTAATGAAGAACTGGgctaaaaatttatttttcatagttCTTACCGACTCTCTGTGAGGTTATTCTGTTATCCCAAGAAAAAGCCGAGATAGGAAAATATAATACACAATCTTGTTCTTCTCACCCTTATCTTGATTCCATATGATTTTCCAAATGGTACTCCAAGTACATGTTCAGAATTTGAGTCATACTGCAGAACTTTGTTAAGAATAGCAATTTTAAATCTACTGCAAAATCTGGGCCCAGTTTAGAGAGTGCAGGGAAAGCTGAAAGCTGATGAGGAAGGTGTCCCAATGTGGACTGTAGCACCACAGAGGGAGGGAGGTACGTTGGTGACATAAATCCAGGTCATTGAGGGCTTTGGggaaaagtttaaaaaggggaaacaaaaaaatcctccaacaaacaaacccctaaaaaaaaaaaagtgtgtgacTCCTTGGCACAGGTTTAGGTTGAACATGCAAGTCCCAAGCATGCTAACTGAAATAGGGTGTGGGGGCTTGTTTGCATTCTCCCCATCCAAACTTTTGTATCCTTTAAAACctcattgttttcctttttgtttttgttagtTTAAGTGCCtgtgtttgatttgttttgttttgtttgttttgtttttcctgtcccctttgcttttctggagTTAATAatcaagaaaattaaatctgaaaatgttttagtttattggtttctgctttttttgctcTGTTTCCATGTTACACTATCTTCTTAAGTCCTATTGATGTTTGGTGCCAAGGATGTGACAGCTCATACCTAGCAAGAATTACAGCACTGTTTCGGTGTGTTTGAAACTAAGCATTTGTAATTAGGAATAAAAATCAAGTAAAGTACTGCTTCATTTGAGAATCTGAAGTAATATTCTGGCAAAAAAAGTACTTTGCATGTCAAATTCACAGACCACCAGTGGAGAACATGCAagaataaagacagtttaaaaaatCAGCAACTTTTATTAGATAAGTCATGTTTAATAATGTGGCAAATTGTTATGTTAAACCATGGGAAAATTCCTGACGTGTGACAATTTATACATTTAACAATGTTTAATACCTCTCTGGTACTTTTAATTGCACTATAGTTTCTGCAAGGGAAGTGGTGATGGGTGTTAAATTTAAAGCAAAGCAATAGCACCATCTGGTGGTGTCTGCAAAGCTTTGTAGTGCTCGTGGCATCCTCGCTCATGTCATGGGATGAAGCGTGTACGTTGAAAGGCAGAGGAGGTAGGatgactatttttttcctttttttcccccccagttagaggttttgcagaaaaaataagttttcagTCCTACTGCTCCTTATTTAAACCTAATTATTGCTTGAGGCATGAAGACTGTTAGGCACATATTTTAAGTTAGCTGGTTCATGCAGCAATGACAAATACATCTCGTGCTAGAAACAGGGCAGTGCTGTAGGTTAGGGAGTGTTTGtgctttgggcttttttcctttttgatgtGTCATTAAAATACCTGTGGGGGAAAAGAAggttaaaaatagaaaacttcAGCGCTGCTGCATTTTGGACAAAGAGTAAGGTTATCTTTGGGGACAAAATGTAATCATGGCTCTAGTAATACAGCTATAagaatgaacttttttttttttttaatgagaaaatgatTGCAAAATTATGATGCCCTTGTATTTGATGGATGAAATCAGAGTGGGGCCACTGGACTGCCTAGGATAgcttttttgcttattttcagcAATTACTAAGCTATTTGTGTGGTTTTCCTCTTGGATACCACATTATTCTGTATAACCCAAACTCTGCTGAATTCTGAATTAAAACTATCATATGGTCTTCTAACAACTGCTTTCATTTTGCACTGGAATTGAAATGACGCAATTTGCATTCAGGACTACCTTTTGCCCTGTTACCTCTCACCAGGAAACAAAGCCAGCAAACTTCTGGGTATGGACAGACTTGGGGGCTGTGGGAAAGATGCTTCCAAAGGAATGGTTCACCGACAGACTAGTGTGTCTCATTCAAGGATTTTGTTGATGGGGAAGTGCTTGGCCTTGTCTTGTGGGGTTTGGGTCAATGTTGCCTCAATGTGAAGAAGCGCCAAAGTCACTGGCTTCTCATCAGCTCCCTCCATCATCTTGTTTCCCTTCACCTGTGCAAAGGGCCATTAGGAAGGGATGTGCAGGTGGCTGATACTGGGACACTGGTGACCCatgtcactgctctgcttcttTAACCCTGTCACTGTGAGAAAAGggtgagcaggagcagctcagctctgcagtgagaCTGAGGATGAGGAGTGAGAGGAAGCAACCAAGAGACGTAGAGAGAACAGCCACCTTGAGCTTGTTCTTGCCATCTCACTAATGATGGTACCAATGGCAGTCTCTGAAGGGGCTGTTACATACTCTATGTAGGAGTGATACAGAGGTGGAAGATGTTTGCATTTGATCAGGAAATAAAAGACTCGAAGGACTTTTTAACTTTCTTTAGAGAGGATCCTGCTGTTCTAAGCCATGCTTTGATATCACAGTCTAGATGAGATTCTTTTGAACTTGTCTGAAAATGGAGGGGAGCCCAGAATTCAGCAGCTCCTGTAGTGACACATCTGGCCAGATGTTTTCAAGCTTCACACTGGCAAATAGTGATTTTCTGTTTGGAGGTAAGCACTGACTTTTCAGTTGTGCACCCTGAGGCTGCTTCAGTCTGAGCTGCAGATAGCATCTCTCTGAAGATCCTGTCACATTTTGAAATCATTCCCCATTCAGCACAGGGATGTCCAGTTGAATTGCCCTATATGGCATCTTGGAAAACCTCTTTGTTCAAACTTCTGTGAAGGGTGGTTTTGTGAGGGTTTGAAAGGCTGTGATTTTACCTTATCTGCAGCCAGTTCAGGAAAACTTTTGGAGTAACTGCTGGAGGTCTTAAAACTTCATTTCAATTAAAGACTACtgataatttatatttttaagttgGCTCTGACAGTGCCACCACATGTTCATGCATGACTCAGTTGTGTATTCTGAAAGTACAAATCTTTCATCCTTTGttcaaaacagaaatgctgGCTTGGGTGTGTGCTCCATGTCTTGCAGATTTGGGGGCATTCTGGCTCCGTTTGTGCCATCTATGGTAAGATTATTGAGTTTTTTATTTAACTCAGATTCCCATAATTTCTCTCAAAAGCACTTTGTTGATTTTGGTACAATGTATGCCtatattccttaaaaaaaaaagttggttttatGAAAAGTTAAATAATGTTCACTCAATTTCAAGAATTAATGAATAAGACTCTTAAAAATACCTAGTATTTTATTGGTTTTTGAAATAGAAGTCTAATATTCTGTGTTGTGTAACTATTTCATGTGTTAGTGAAATGATTGCTGTATAATGCATTTGGTACTGCTAAGGCTCAGTATCTGAATTCTCTTAGACATGTAAAAAAAAGCTGTCATACGAaggtgtttctgtgaaatgctattttttgggtttctttgctCTACTAGTATATGGAAAACTGCACAAACTGCTGGAGTGACAAGTTGtagtattttggttttgactACAGTTGATGTATtttaagagcaggaaaaaatgctgtgCTTTTTACTATGTATTTTGAATTCTAGAAATCTCTTAGTCCTTCTGTACCGTTTGTGGTGTTTGGAATCAGTGGACTGTCAGCAGGATTCCTGACTCTCCTCCTGCCAGAAACACTAAATAAGCCAATTGCTGAGAGCATTGAAGACCTGCAGAGTCACAGATACCAAATGCTCCAAAATGAAGAggcagagtaattttttttttgtttactgtaCCTTTGCATTATTCTCCTCTGTGTTGTATGCAAGCCACAACTGACTGTGTCTTGATTAGACTGTGCATTAGTGAACATGCGCAGGAAGTCTCTAAAGCCatctttctgctgtgtttaatgGAGATAAGATTTATTGCTTGGCTCTTAAGGATGAAAAGGCTAATAACCTGTAGCAATCACCTATAGGCATTAAATGACATGTAAATAAATACTATTCTGTTTCCTTAAGAAAAAGTCTAAAATAATCAAGGACAATACATCCAGCAACattcctgtgttttctcagtAAAACATTTAAGCATATTTATCATATATTGGATTGTGCCTTTTTGTAATGTTTATAGTAGAACATAATCTACTATTAATATATATTGGAAGAAGTGTTTTATCCTTCATCAGTCTTCTGGGTCAAAGCCATTTAAAGTGTTTTCCTGTTGTTGATATGCACTAAATTAAACTTCTGAAGTGGg harbors:
- the LOC125329639 gene encoding solute carrier family 22 member 15-like isoform X1, giving the protein MELELEEAFVAAGPFGAGQRRLTALLVLLQVYVACQSMLIVLVGAVPEYHRDQEGILVSRAELAKHIHFARNFTSIVTEWYLIEQEAYKVSLASSLFFAGLLIGNITFGPLSDKLGRKPVYISGLFFDVVFGYVTALAPNYDVFAVSRFFVGIVNGGMALVSFVLTQEYVGKSFWSFTGSLTNLTFAVGIAVYAWLGYCVREWRYLAFVANTPGVFFLLLSFMLPESPRWLYSQGKMAEAEDVLQYIALGNGKERLNLKLKPNAVTLRNGESTAGILTLVRHPVLRWRTLILMYLWYVCSFVYYGLTLNAGELRGNLYLNVALSGLVEVPAFPLCMFFIEKSWSGRRKTMTCFLIFAGFACIFTMFLPTSAGLLLGPTLLALCGKMMVSAAFNILYIYTSELYPTLLRNAGLGVCSMSCRFGGILAPFVPSMKSLSPSVPFVVFGISGLSAGFLTLLLPETLNKPIAESIEDLQSHRYQMLQNEEANLLEDNT
- the LOC125329639 gene encoding solute carrier family 22 member 15-like isoform X3 codes for the protein MLIVLVGAVPEYHRDQEGILVSRAELAKHIHFARNFTSIVTEWYLIEQEAYKVSLASSLFFAGLLIGNITFGPLSDKLGRKPVYISGLFFDVVFGYVTALAPNYDVFAVSRFFVGIVNGGMALVSFVLTQEYVGKSFWSFTGSLTNLTFAVGIAVYAWLGYCVREWRYLAFVANTPGVFFLLLSFMLPESPRWLYSQGKMAEAEDVLQYIALGNGKERLNLKLKPNAVTLRNGESTAGILTLVRHPVLRWRTLILMYLWYVCSFVYYGLTLNAGELRGNLYLNVALSGLVEVPAFPLCMFFIEKSWSGRRKTMTCFLIFAGFACIFTMFLPTSAGLLLGPTLLALCGKMMVSAAFNILYIYTSELYPTLLRNAGLGVCSMSCRFGGILAPFVPSMKSLSPSVPFVVFGISGLSAGFLTLLLPETLNKPIAESIEDLQSHRYQMLQNEEANLLEDNT
- the LOC125329639 gene encoding solute carrier family 22 member 15-like isoform X2 encodes the protein MELELEEAFVAAGPFGAGQRRLTALLVLLQVYVACQSMLIVLVGAVPEYHRDQEGILVSRAELAKHIHFARNFTSIVTEWYLIEQEAYKVSLASSLFFAGLLIGNITFGPLSDKLGRKPVYISGLFFDVVFGYVTALAPNYDVFAVSRFFVGIVNGGMALVSFVLTQEYVGKSFWSFTGSLTNLTFAVGIAVYAWLGYCVREWRYLAFVANTPGVFFLLLSFMLPESPRWLYSQGKMAEAEDVLQYIALGNGKERLNLKLKPNAVTLRNGESTAGILTLVRHPVLRWRTLILMYLWYVCSFVYYGLTLNAGELRGNLYLNVALSGLVEVPAFPLCMFFIEKSWSGRRKTMTCFLIFAGFACIFTMFLPTSAGLLLGPTLLALCGKMMVSAAFNILYIYTSELYPTLLRNAGLGVCSMSCRFGGILAPFVPSMKSLSPSVPFVVFGISGLSAGFLTLLLPETLNKPIAESIEDLQSHRYQMLQNEEAEQTC